ACAGACTCCCGGATGATAAGACCGAGCGCATAGGTGCCGAGCATTGCAACGATCGGTGCGGCATAGAAGCGGCGGATGATGAGCGCTTCGAGTACGAAACCCAGCAATCCGACTAAGATCGGTGCCGCCGCCATACCGAGCCAAACCGGGAGACCATGACTATAGGCGAGATAAGTAATATAAGCGCCGAGCAGGACGAACTCACCCTGGGCAAAGTTGAAGATGCCCATCATGCTCGCGATGATTCCTAGCCCAAGCACGATCAACACGATAATCGCACCGAAGCTCAGGATCTCGAATGCCGCCATGAATGCACTAGTCATATGCCGCGATCCAGTCGCACTATCGTCTCGGCCTCACATCTTCTTCCAGTCGCCTATCTGTTCGAAGGCATGGGCGGCGCGGTAGATGGTGGATTCCTCGAAGTGGCGACCGACCAGCATTAGGCCCACTGGCAGGCCGTCGACCATTCCGCAGGGCAGCGACATAGCTGGATGATGCGTAATGTCGAATGGCGCGGTGTTGGTGAACATCTCAATCGCGCGCGTGAAGTAGTCCTCGCGACTGGCATTGGATGGCGGCAGCGGGGTTGCCTTCATCGGCGTCGTCGGCATGAGGAGGAGATCATAGCTCTCGAGAGCTTTGTCATATGCCGTAGCGAGGCGGCGGGAGATGTTGAGCGCCTTGCCGTAAAACCTGGACCCGAAGGTGTTGTTGATATAGGTCCCCCACAACATAAACAGCTTGTTAGTCTCGGACAATGAGTCCGCCTTCTGCCGCCACCCGCGATGGAAATCCATCAGGGAGGTTGGATAAAGATCGCCTCGGCTGAGACCATAGCCGTCACCGAACATCATGGTCTGGACAGCCCCCTCAGTTCCGATGGGGGTCCAGATCGCCGCGCCTAGAAGGTGCATCGGAATCGAGACGATCTCTACGGTCGCGCCGAGATCTTTGAAGCGCTTTGCGGCCTCACGCACGCTTTCGTTCACGGCAGCTTCTGCGGACGGCTGCTCGAAGCCCTCCTTGAGGATACCAATCTTCATCCCTTTGATGCCCGCACCCAAGGCCTTGGTGTATTCATCCACCTTCGGAGCCTTGATGCGCGAATCGTAGCCGTCGTCGCCGGCGATCACCTCGAGTAGCAGGGCGTTGTCGGCCACCGTTGCCGTAATCGGCCCGGTGTGGTCGATAAAGATCTCAATCGGCATTATTCCTGTATAGGGAACGAGACCCCAAGTCGGCTTCATACCGTACGTGCCGCAGAATGAGGATGGCATTCGGATCGAACCGCCCTGATCGCCGCCGATCGCAATGTCGACCTCGCGTAGTGCGACCACAACCCCGCTTCCGGAGGAAGAACCGCCGGCCGAATAGCCCATCTTGTGTGGATTGTGGACCGGGCCAGTCGCGTTGGTGTGGCTGCCGCCAGAGAGACAGAAGGCTTCGCAGTGAACCTTGCCCACAATTTCGGCGCCAGCATCAAGCATGCGTGTAACGATGGTGGCGTCAAAATCGGGTACGTAGCCTTCGAGGGTGGCCGAGCCATTCATCATAGGCACTCCGGCCAACATAATGTTGTCCTTCAAGGCAACGGTCTTGCCTTTCAGTTTTCCGCTGCCGGCGCCTTTGATGTTGGTTTTGCGGTACCAAGCATTGCGAGTGTTTTCGTCTGGCGATGGCCGATAGCCGGGCGTCCGCGGATATTTGACCACGGGCAACTCGTCGGGCATCGCGGCAACGAGATTGTATGCGTCCAGCGAGCCCCGCATCAAACCGCGGAACGAGGCGACATCTTCGTCGGTCAACGAAAGACCACACTGCTTGGCAACTTCGAGAAGCTGGGTGGGAGTCGGAAGGGAAACTGACACGCGGCTCTCCTGAAAGGTTGATCCCGTCATTGGGACACGCGGCGTTCTTCTGTCGTGGCCGCTTATCAGATTAGCCGTAGGTAAAGCGCAGCAGGGCGCTCGGCCCCAGAAGGTGCGCAA
The window above is part of the Bradyrhizobium guangdongense genome. Proteins encoded here:
- a CDS encoding amidase; protein product: MSVSLPTPTQLLEVAKQCGLSLTDEDVASFRGLMRGSLDAYNLVAAMPDELPVVKYPRTPGYRPSPDENTRNAWYRKTNIKGAGSGKLKGKTVALKDNIMLAGVPMMNGSATLEGYVPDFDATIVTRMLDAGAEIVGKVHCEAFCLSGGSHTNATGPVHNPHKMGYSAGGSSSGSGVVVALREVDIAIGGDQGGSIRMPSSFCGTYGMKPTWGLVPYTGIMPIEIFIDHTGPITATVADNALLLEVIAGDDGYDSRIKAPKVDEYTKALGAGIKGMKIGILKEGFEQPSAEAAVNESVREAAKRFKDLGATVEIVSIPMHLLGAAIWTPIGTEGAVQTMMFGDGYGLSRGDLYPTSLMDFHRGWRQKADSLSETNKLFMLWGTYINNTFGSRFYGKALNISRRLATAYDKALESYDLLLMPTTPMKATPLPPSNASREDYFTRAIEMFTNTAPFDITHHPAMSLPCGMVDGLPVGLMLVGRHFEESTIYRAAHAFEQIGDWKKM